In Nitrospira sp., one DNA window encodes the following:
- a CDS encoding response regulator transcription factor, with translation MSSARILLADDHPLVLESVKQLLEPDFLVIGTAQTGQQVLEQAVKLQPDIVLLDASMPGMNGFEAARQLKKILPTVRIIFLTMLTEAIAVSEGFRAGAMGYVLKQDASDELHAALKSVMANRRFVSFKLDVEVREAMECQWSRPEGYTTNLTDRQRQILAMLADGISTKDIAKELNISMKTVEFHKGNITRKLGVRTTSDLIRVALASGMTAL, from the coding sequence ATGTCGAGTGCGAGAATTTTGCTTGCCGACGATCACCCGTTAGTCTTAGAGAGTGTGAAGCAATTACTCGAGCCGGACTTTTTGGTGATAGGGACCGCACAGACCGGGCAACAAGTGCTGGAGCAAGCCGTGAAGTTGCAGCCGGATATCGTGCTGCTTGACGCCAGCATGCCGGGGATGAACGGATTTGAAGCGGCTCGACAACTCAAGAAGATCTTGCCCACGGTTAGAATTATCTTTCTCACGATGCTGACCGAAGCCATTGCAGTCAGCGAGGGATTCCGTGCGGGAGCAATGGGCTATGTGTTGAAGCAAGATGCCTCGGACGAACTCCATGCGGCGCTCAAGAGCGTCATGGCGAATCGAAGATTTGTGTCCTTCAAACTCGACGTGGAAGTTCGCGAAGCGATGGAATGTCAATGGTCGCGACCGGAAGGCTATACGACGAACTTGACCGACCGACAGCGCCAAATCCTTGCGATGCTTGCCGACGGGATTTCCACCAAAGATATCGCAAAGGAACTCAACATTTCGATGAAGACCGTGGAATTCCACAAAGGCAACATTACCCGCAAGCTCGGTGTTCGTACCACTTCCGATTTGATTCGCGTTGCACTCGCTTCAGGCATGACCGCCTTGTAA
- a CDS encoding response regulator transcription factor has protein sequence MVEVLLVDDHALVRQGLRFVLEAYDALHVIAEARDGVEAVKLAGGLRPHVVVMDINMPRMNGIDATTQIKTHWPETIVIGISVNTGDENSAAMRRAGAVAVLPKETVGDQLYAVIVQQTRVAPDKLTPPQ, from the coding sequence ATGGTGGAAGTCTTGCTTGTAGATGATCACGCGCTGGTACGGCAGGGGCTTCGTTTCGTGTTGGAAGCCTATGACGCTCTTCACGTGATTGCGGAAGCTCGGGATGGTGTGGAGGCGGTCAAGCTCGCTGGAGGCTTACGTCCACATGTGGTGGTGATGGACATCAACATGCCGAGAATGAACGGAATCGATGCCACGACACAGATCAAGACGCACTGGCCGGAGACGATCGTGATCGGGATCTCGGTCAATACCGGCGACGAGAACAGTGCCGCGATGAGGCGAGCCGGCGCGGTCGCCGTCCTTCCGAAAGAAACCGTGGGCGACCAGCTCTATGCTGTGATCGTTCAGCAGACCCGCGTTGCCCCCGACAAGCTCACTCCTCCACAGTGA
- a CDS encoding response regulator transcription factor, which produces MNTKPSILLADDHVLVAQGIQKLLEPEFELQRIVPDGRALLKAVEECQPDVVIVDISLPLLNGLDASRQILKHNPSVKVLILTMHSEQNFVTEAFRIGVSGYVLKQSVGSELVQALRAVLNGKTFVSPIVADRGNHSQAEEDTEETPEGGFAHTLSLRQREVLQLVAEGKSIKEVAAVLNLSIKTVEFHKTRIMRQLGMRSAAQLTKYAIANGLIALH; this is translated from the coding sequence ATGAATACCAAACCTTCCATCTTGCTGGCCGATGATCATGTCCTTGTGGCCCAGGGCATTCAAAAACTGTTGGAACCGGAATTCGAACTGCAGAGGATTGTTCCGGACGGCCGCGCGTTGCTCAAAGCCGTCGAAGAATGTCAGCCGGACGTGGTCATCGTCGATATTTCTCTCCCGCTCCTCAACGGATTGGATGCATCCCGTCAAATTTTGAAGCACAACCCCTCCGTCAAAGTCCTTATCCTGACGATGCATTCGGAGCAAAACTTTGTGACGGAAGCGTTCCGTATAGGAGTCTCTGGGTATGTGTTGAAGCAGTCGGTCGGATCAGAATTGGTGCAGGCGCTCAGAGCAGTCTTGAACGGCAAGACGTTCGTTTCTCCGATCGTCGCCGACCGGGGGAACCATTCTCAGGCCGAGGAAGACACTGAAGAAACACCGGAAGGGGGGTTTGCTCACACGCTCAGTTTACGACAGCGGGAGGTGCTGCAGCTCGTGGCTGAAGGAAAATCCATCAAAGAAGTGGCGGCCGTCTTGAACCTCTCGATCAAGACCGTCGAGTTTCACAAGACACGGATTATGAGGCAGCTCGGCATGCGATCGGCGGCTCAGCTGACGAAGTATGCGATCGCGAACGGACTCATCGCCCTTCACTAG
- a CDS encoding PAS domain-containing protein, with translation MDKLLASDSNQPSVNHPSLSSETFTGYGAWEWDIVSGDVQWFGISEWLFGSLSEPGNRNIQVFTDNLHPDDRTRVWQTLNSLMARRQIPYGDEYRFILPDGSVRWISAMGRFYYDDAGKAVRMTGVAQDITERKQTEARLLENEERLSLAQSAANIGSFDWNIQAQTIVWSREMERIWGLPVGGFGGTYQHWRRQIHPDDMEEAERIIRRSLGNPEISYKYEHRIIRPDGTVRWIQANVTTRRNRAGRSIRMVGVNFDITERKEAEGKLRESEARFRNVFEHAGTGIAIVNLDGTFVQCNPAYHAMLGHTEAELLDVHFSEVVHVEDRDTNLAAIRLLLTEVLPYFEIENRYMHKNGEPVWVRKFISLLRDDEGRPTFVVALVTDITERRKAEHELHQSKEHLHRWAVELEKAMNEKTAELMQSQGRLRGLASELSLAEQRERKRLATELHDHLQQLLVLGKLTIGQSKRSAVGSPGCETALNRVDDILSEALSYSRTLVTDLSPAVLRDHGLAAGLEWLGAHMKKYNQTVTVKVPKGKEMPLPEDHVSLLFQSVRELLVNSSKHAGTGQATVTMEQGEKNLRITVSDDGAGFDPAATAGIPSGEISSKFGLFSIQDRMRVLGGSCIIRSVLGQGVTATLTLPLARKPDDTLLSPEFPEASVARQSSER, from the coding sequence ATGGATAAGCTTCTCGCAAGTGATTCGAATCAGCCTTCCGTCAACCACCCAAGTCTCTCATCAGAGACCTTCACTGGCTATGGCGCATGGGAATGGGACATCGTCAGCGGGGATGTGCAATGGTTCGGTATCTCCGAGTGGTTGTTCGGCTCGTTGTCCGAGCCGGGCAACCGCAATATCCAAGTCTTCACGGACAATCTGCATCCGGATGATCGCACGCGCGTGTGGCAGACCCTGAACAGCCTTATGGCTCGACGACAGATACCGTACGGCGACGAATATCGGTTCATCCTACCCGACGGGAGCGTGCGATGGATAAGCGCCATGGGGCGCTTCTATTACGATGATGCCGGAAAAGCCGTCCGAATGACCGGTGTCGCACAGGACATTACCGAGCGGAAGCAGACTGAAGCGAGACTTTTAGAAAATGAGGAGCGGCTGAGTCTGGCACAGTCTGCTGCGAATATCGGCTCTTTTGATTGGAACATTCAGGCACAAACGATCGTCTGGTCGCGGGAGATGGAACGAATTTGGGGCCTTCCTGTCGGTGGGTTCGGAGGAACCTACCAGCACTGGCGGCGACAGATTCATCCGGACGATATGGAGGAGGCCGAACGAATCATTCGCCGTTCGTTGGGGAATCCCGAAATCTCTTACAAGTATGAGCACCGCATTATTCGACCCGATGGAACGGTTCGCTGGATTCAGGCGAACGTGACGACGCGGCGCAACAGAGCCGGACGATCGATTCGCATGGTGGGAGTGAATTTCGACATCACCGAACGTAAGGAGGCGGAAGGGAAGCTGCGTGAGAGCGAAGCCCGGTTCCGCAACGTGTTCGAGCATGCTGGGACGGGGATCGCCATCGTCAACCTCGATGGCACCTTCGTGCAATGCAATCCCGCCTACCACGCGATGCTCGGCCATACCGAAGCCGAACTCCTGGATGTTCACTTTTCGGAGGTGGTTCATGTGGAGGATCGTGATACCAATCTTGCGGCGATCAGACTGCTCCTCACGGAGGTACTGCCATATTTCGAAATCGAAAATCGGTACATGCACAAGAATGGCGAGCCGGTCTGGGTTCGCAAGTTTATTTCCCTCTTGCGCGATGATGAAGGACGACCCACGTTCGTTGTGGCCTTGGTCACAGACATCACTGAGCGGCGCAAGGCTGAGCATGAATTGCACCAGTCGAAAGAGCATTTGCACCGCTGGGCCGTTGAACTTGAAAAGGCGATGAACGAGAAAACCGCGGAGCTGATGCAATCGCAGGGACGCCTGCGAGGGCTCGCCAGCGAGTTGAGTCTGGCCGAGCAGCGCGAACGCAAACGGCTTGCAACCGAGCTACATGACCATCTGCAACAACTGCTGGTGCTCGGCAAGCTGACCATCGGGCAAAGCAAGCGATCCGCCGTCGGTAGTCCCGGATGCGAAACTGCGCTCAACCGTGTGGATGACATCTTATCGGAAGCGTTGAGCTACAGCCGCACACTCGTCACTGATCTCAGCCCGGCGGTGCTGCGCGACCATGGCCTTGCTGCGGGACTTGAATGGCTCGGCGCACACATGAAGAAGTACAACCAAACCGTGACGGTGAAGGTCCCGAAAGGGAAGGAGATGCCACTGCCAGAGGACCACGTCAGCTTGCTGTTTCAATCAGTGCGCGAACTCCTAGTCAACTCCTCAAAACATGCCGGCACCGGCCAAGCGACGGTCACCATGGAACAGGGTGAAAAGAATCTGCGCATCACCGTGAGTGATGACGGGGCAGGCTTTGATCCTGCTGCTACTGCGGGAATTCCTAGTGGTGAGATATCCTCCAAGTTTGGTTTATTTAGTATCCAGGATCGAATGCGGGTCTTGGGTGGATCATGTATCATCCGATCAGTCTTGGGACAGGGGGTTACTGCGACGCTGACCTTGCCTCTGGCAAGGAAACCTGATGACACTCTACTCAGTCCTGAGTTTCCCGAAGCGTCTGTTGCCCGTCAGAGCAGCGAGCGTTGA
- the thiD gene encoding bifunctional hydroxymethylpyrimidine kinase/phosphomethylpyrimidine kinase, translating into MSNTLKQVLTIAGSDSGGGAGIQADIKAMSANGVFAMSVITAITAQNTEEVTDVFELPPAIIASQLDAVFDDFDVAAVKTGMLSSAAIIEVVVKMLKPQNVVNLVVDPVMISKSGHSLLRPDAIEAVKSKLLPLALVVTPNVHEAQQLSGIAIASLADARRAAKVIHGFGCRHVLIKGGHLLNERATDLLYDGRFFNVLKGEFIETRHTHGTGCTFASALAAHLARGRSVLDSAQAAKSYVTETIRHGLAIGHGQGPTDHFYFLER; encoded by the coding sequence ATGTCGAATACGTTGAAACAGGTGCTCACAATTGCGGGCTCGGATTCCGGCGGAGGCGCAGGCATCCAGGCGGACATCAAGGCCATGTCAGCCAACGGTGTGTTCGCCATGTCCGTCATCACGGCCATCACGGCTCAAAATACCGAAGAAGTGACGGATGTCTTTGAATTGCCGCCGGCCATCATTGCATCGCAGCTCGACGCAGTCTTCGATGATTTCGACGTTGCGGCGGTGAAGACCGGGATGTTGTCTTCCGCTGCCATCATAGAAGTGGTCGTAAAGATGCTGAAACCTCAAAATGTCGTGAATCTGGTTGTGGACCCGGTGATGATCTCCAAGAGCGGTCATTCCCTCTTGCGGCCGGACGCCATCGAGGCCGTCAAGTCGAAGTTACTCCCTCTCGCCTTGGTCGTGACCCCGAACGTGCATGAGGCGCAGCAGCTTTCGGGAATCGCAATTGCCTCGTTGGCCGACGCTCGACGGGCAGCCAAAGTGATTCATGGCTTCGGATGCAGGCATGTCCTGATCAAAGGCGGTCACCTGCTCAATGAACGGGCGACCGACCTGCTCTATGATGGGCGGTTTTTCAACGTTTTGAAGGGAGAGTTCATCGAGACACGCCACACTCATGGCACCGGCTGTACGTTCGCCTCCGCATTGGCGGCTCATCTTGCACGAGGGAGATCCGTCTTGGATTCTGCCCAAGCCGCCAAGTCCTACGTGACGGAAACAATCCGGCATGGGTTGGCCATCGGCCATGGACAAGGCCCGACAGACCATTTTTATTTCCTGGAGCGATAA